A single window of Bacillota bacterium DNA harbors:
- a CDS encoding serine hydrolase domain-containing protein has product MFEQTLNMIEQGLNDKIFPSAALAVGVRDRVLLNCCCGNTSLTPSGIPVTSETLYDIASLTKIVVTSMIAFHLFEEKLLRLDDTLDKFFETPDDKKSITIRQLMTHSSGITSHFYLSKYAQNPEETVKAILNYPLACPTASKVIYSCMGFILLGKILEQCCGSPLDKLSQKYVFNPLSMTNTTYHPAGSNIAYTNDPQTNSYLCGTVQDENARFLGGVSGNAGIFSTLDDMIKLTSMLSCGGKTANGTYLSPETIRLATQNYTPSMAQNRGLGFKLMRGELPFMGELFGARSFGHTGFTGTSIAVDPDRGLFVVLLTNRVHLTLDNSRFKEFRQKLHDCIASEYFL; this is encoded by the coding sequence ATGTTTGAACAAACTTTAAATATGATAGAGCAAGGTCTAAATGATAAAATTTTTCCTTCAGCCGCCTTGGCAGTAGGGGTACGTGACCGGGTTCTGCTAAACTGCTGTTGTGGCAATACAAGCCTTACGCCTTCCGGCATTCCAGTAACCTCTGAAACGCTGTATGACATTGCAAGTCTCACTAAAATAGTCGTTACTTCAATGATTGCTTTTCATCTTTTTGAAGAAAAGCTTCTAAGGCTAGACGACACTCTGGATAAATTCTTTGAAACACCAGATGATAAAAAATCAATAACTATCCGGCAATTGATGACGCACAGCAGCGGTATCACCAGTCATTTTTACTTGAGTAAATACGCCCAAAATCCAGAAGAAACAGTAAAGGCTATTTTAAATTATCCGCTTGCCTGCCCGACAGCAAGTAAAGTAATTTACAGCTGTATGGGATTTATTCTGCTAGGAAAAATATTGGAACAGTGCTGTGGATCACCTCTGGATAAATTATCGCAAAAGTATGTATTTAACCCTCTCTCCATGACCAATACAACATACCATCCTGCCGGCAGCAATATTGCATATACGAATGACCCGCAAACAAACTCCTATCTTTGTGGCACCGTTCAGGATGAGAATGCGCGTTTTTTAGGCGGCGTTTCAGGAAACGCCGGCATTTTCAGTACGCTTGACGACATGATCAAACTTACCTCTATGCTTTCATGCGGAGGCAAAACAGCTAACGGAACATACCTAAGCCCAGAAACCATACGGCTTGCAACACAAAATTATACTCCCAGCATGGCTCAGAACAGAGGATTGGGATTTAAGCTGATGAGAGGCGAACTACCGTTTATGGGTGAATTATTCGGGGCAAGATCCTTTGGCCACACTGGGTTTACGGGCACTTCTATTGCGGTCGACCCTGACAGAGGATTATTCGTGGTTCTGCTTACTAATCGGGTACATCTCACACTTGATAATTCTAGATTTAAGGAGTTCAGGCAAAAACTTCATGACTGCATAGCTTCGGAATATTTTCTTTGA
- a CDS encoding DUF1343 domain-containing protein produces MKACINNGIDNLYLVDEKLRGKRLGLVTGPTGVSRDLQSTIDILNEKYNLTCLFSAEHGIRGNAQAGDKVGTSIDGRTGLPVCSLYGQTRHAAEDALSQVDTVVFDMQDVGLRFYTYLYTLTNMMEDCAKYKIPLIVLDHINPLSGIKLEGTMLDERFSSFVGKYALPTRYAMTIGEFASYINSEKSIACDLTVCPCSGWKRDMYYDDTDLIWIQPSPNMPTIETALCYTGSCMFEGTNLSEGRGTTKPFEIIGAPWLNAYEVIEHMQSYNIEGVKFRETYFNPTFSKYAGQVCCGVQLHITNRDVFESFKTSLLMLDFIRKNYNEFEFLEIRSRKTIELLLGTDAIFRDDFEPLPFIESEKKKLDIFKKEAQKYLIYS; encoded by the coding sequence ATGAAAGCATGTATTAATAATGGGATAGACAATCTTTACTTAGTCGATGAAAAACTGAGGGGCAAACGGCTTGGACTGGTGACCGGGCCCACTGGTGTCAGCAGGGATTTGCAATCAACTATCGATATATTAAATGAAAAATATAATCTGACCTGTCTTTTTTCCGCAGAGCATGGGATTCGGGGTAACGCACAGGCAGGTGACAAGGTTGGAACATCTATTGACGGCAGAACAGGGCTTCCTGTTTGCAGCTTGTACGGTCAAACCCGCCACGCGGCAGAAGACGCATTAAGCCAAGTAGATACTGTCGTCTTTGACATGCAGGACGTAGGGTTGCGTTTTTATACTTATTTATATACGCTTACCAACATGATGGAAGACTGTGCAAAATATAAGATTCCGTTAATTGTGCTTGACCATATAAATCCGCTGAGCGGTATTAAACTTGAAGGAACAATGCTGGATGAACGTTTTTCATCTTTTGTCGGCAAATATGCATTGCCAACCCGATACGCGATGACTATCGGTGAATTTGCGTCCTATATAAACTCTGAAAAATCTATTGCTTGTGATCTTACCGTTTGCCCATGTTCGGGCTGGAAACGTGATATGTATTATGACGACACCGATCTTATTTGGATTCAGCCGTCGCCAAATATGCCGACCATTGAAACAGCATTATGCTATACAGGGTCATGTATGTTTGAAGGAACCAATCTGTCTGAGGGCAGAGGCACAACAAAACCGTTTGAAATAATAGGCGCGCCGTGGCTGAACGCATATGAAGTGATCGAACATATGCAATCTTATAACATTGAGGGTGTTAAATTTCGTGAAACATACTTTAATCCTACCTTTTCAAAGTACGCAGGGCAGGTTTGCTGCGGAGTTCAGCTTCATATTACCAATCGAGATGTCTTTGAATCATTCAAGACAAGTCTGCTGATGCTCGACTTTATCCGCAAAAATTATAATGAGTTTGAGTTTTTAGAAATCCGCAGTCGCAAAACAATTGAGCTTTTGCTTGGAACGGATGCCATATTCCGTGATGACTTTGAGCCGCTTCCTTTTATCGAAAGTGAAAAAAAGAAACTGGATATTTTCAAAAAAGAGGCTCAAAAATACTTAATTTACTCGTAA